GACATATTCTGCGAAGACTTGGACGTCGTCTTCCTTGAGTTCGTAGCGCTCCGCGATTGCCTTTCCAAGTGCGTGAACTCCTTGTGTGGAGGCGTAAACGGTGAGCTTGCCGTCTGCTTTCCAATCTGCCACCGCACAATGCGGTTCAAAGGTCGTATGGAATTGCGTGGGTGTCTGGAAAGTCGCTGCAAAATGGGTCGCAAGCTTGGGATCGGATTTTTCAGTGAGGCGTTGTGCCTTGCCTTTGTCGGAGGAGGAGAGGCTGAGCAGCGTCTTGCGGACGTTCCCCTCCCAACTTCCGGGAAATGGCGGGGCTTCGGAAGCAGCAGCGATCTCCTTTTTGTCTCCGGAAAATAGCGGAACCGCATCCGGTTTCATGGATTCGCGGATTTCAAGAACAAATGGAAGTGGCTCGTATTCAACGACAATTGCTTGCAAAGCGGCGTAGGCAATCGCTTCAGTTGTAGCAGCGAGGGCCACAAGGGGTTCGCCCTCGTAACGGGTGATTTCGTCTTGCTTCAAGCGCAAAACGGCCTTGACTCCATCCATTTTTTCTGCAGCAAGGGAGTCGATGCGCAGAATCTTACCATGCGGGATGGTCGAGCGCAGGATTACCCCCACCAATTGCCCGGGAAGCTGAATGTCAGCGGTGTATTGGGCGAATCCCGTGACCTTTTGCCGGCCATCGTTGCGGAGAAATTCCGGGATTTCAGGCCCGTCAAATTTGCCTTCGCAGGCGTCCATCATGGCCTGAAAAATGCCTTGGTAGGCACCACAGCGGCAATAATGGCCTGCCATGGCGGCAGCAATCTCGTCGCGTTCGGGTCGCTGCCCTTTGTGTTTGGCCTGCCAATCGTTGTAGAATGCGATGCCCTCGTTGATGAAACCGGGGGTGCAAAATCCGCATTGCAGCGCATCGTGGGCGAGGAAGGCCTTTTGGACAGGGTGTGCATCGCCCTGTGTCGCATGGCTTTCGATGGTGTCGATTCGTTTGCCTTCCATGTGCAAGGCAGGCATGATGCAGCTGCAACGCGCCTCGCCATCGACGAGGATCGTACATGCACCGCAGGCGCCCGAACCGCAAACGAGCTTCGTCCCGGTGAATCCAGCCTGTTGGCGGATCACTTCGAGGGCCGTTGTTTCAATTTCGGCTCCAAATGTTCGTGTCTCCCCGTTGAAGGTGGTGGTGATGCTGTATGCCATGAGATTATTGATGAAGGAGAATGTCACAGAAAAGCGAATTCGGACCGTTTACAGGCAAATCCAGGCGTTGGCCATAGCGGAGCATGGCAGCATTCAGCCCCGCTTCCACCGACGCATCACTGGAATCATGTGCCACCACGGTTTCTTTGGAGAAATTCGCAGCAAGCCAATGGTTGCGTTCCATTTGCAAGGGCCGTTTTTCGTCGAAAACCAGCTGCATTTGCGCCCGAATTTCGTCTTGGGAAAACCGGGGAATGACCAATTTTCGCCAGCCGAACGGGGTACAAATCCGCATGCCGAGCAAGTCAGATTCAAGCAAACTCGTCGCGGCAAAATCTTCTGAATGGCCGAAAACTTCGCAAGGACCGACGGTCGCGTCCGCATAAGTGGCACCACAAGCCTGCGCGTGGGCAACAGCAAATTTCACCGCGTCTTCCGCTTTCCACTGCTCCGTCCATGCCGAAGCCAGCAAGGTCGGGACAAGGAAGGCAGCACCTGCGCCCAATCCGGTGAGTTTGAAAAAATCCCTTCTGTTCATTGCAAACTGTCTTTTCTCCTTGTCCATTGAATTGACGCACCCCATCTGCCTCGTCTTGCTTCAATCAATAGGCAATGTACACGATTTGTAGTTCAGCGGCTTGGAAATTCAAGCCCACCACGGCAATGCAAACGCAAATTATATGATCTGCTACAAGCAAATTTTCCTTCCGACAACATTCCAAGACATCCACTTACATGGCATGAATGCTTTTGGATACGTAATTCGTACCGCAAGTTGATTTTACGAACGTCCCCGAAACCGCGAATATTGGTCATTCTCAAGAATTGAACTTCTCAGCCCAATGAAAACAGCATTTAAGATTACCCGCACAACATTGACGCATATTCGCCCTCCACGGGGCAATGAAATGAAGCTGCATGCCTGCTAGGACCTGCAAGGAACAAGGCTTTGAGGGCAAGCAGCGCATGATGATGGACATCCAAAATTGAAAAAGTCGGCCACTGCCGACTTTTTTTGTAGCCCCGCCAAGGATCGAACTTGGATCTGGTATTTAGGAAACACCTGTTCTATCCATTGAACTACAGGGCCATTTTGGATAGTGGCTGCAAATTTGCACACATTTCGGCCTACTGCCAAACCATTCAGTGGGAAATTTTGGCTGTTGCGGGGGTGGTTGCGGCAGTTGCGGAGGCACGCAGGCCTTGCAAGAAGCTGAGGCTCGGCGGACAAACCTACTGAAAGTCAAGCCACTTCATGACACAGATCACAAACATCCCACTTTTTTCTTCCGAATTTTGATCAAAGAACCATTTGTATGAGAAAGATCTACATTTTGTTGCTTGTTGTTGCGACCTGCTTCGGCTCGACATTTGGTCAGGCTGTACCCAACCCCAGTTTTGAGCTATGGGACGTCGATACGACTGAGATTCCCGCTACATGGTTCAATTCCAATCTGTATGCTCAAATGTTTTTTGGCGCTCCGAATGTGACCAAAAGCACTGACGCACATGGTGGCCAATATGCCATCCGCCTGGAAACCTTTGCCAACGCCAACGATTCACTGTTTGCATACATCGCAAATTGCCCAGGCGATCCCAATTCGGGGGAAGGTGGCGTACCCTACAATCAACAACCCACAGCAATGACTGGCTGGGTAAAGTATGATTTGGTACCGGGAGACACTTCGATCATCATCGTGCTTTTCAAAAGCGGAGGAATTGTGCTCTCAACGGACTATTACTGGTTTACAGGGACTGCGAATACCTATACCTCCTTTCAAATGCCGCTGACCCTGAGTGCAATGCCAGATTCGGTAATCATTGCTGTCGGATCGAGCCTCGCAGATGGTCCAGGCCTTGCGGACGGAAGCTGGATCTTGCTGGACGACCTTGCATTTGACTCGCCCAATCCGATCCCGAATGGCGATTTTGAAACTTGGAGCACCTCCGTTCGCACGGAGCCGATCGGTTGGAGTTCGCCTGATATGTATGGCGATACTGCAGAAGTGGTGACCCGCACGACGGATGCCATTACGGGTCAGTTTGCGGCAAGCATTGAAACCCAAGCCATCTTTGGCGGGCAAGATACCATGGGATACATGACCTCGGGGGTCTTCAGCGGCGGCAATCAGGCTGGCGGACAGCCCTACAGCCTGACGACGGATACGCTCTGCGGCTATTACAAGTACAATGGCGTTGGATCTGACAGCGCCATCATCGGGGCCGTTTTCTTCCAAGGCGGGATTCTGACCAATGTCGCTGCGATCGTGCTCAATGATCAGGCATCCTACACCTATTTTGAGATTCCCTTCCAATTGCCCTCCGCTCCAGACACCGTGAGGATCGACCTGTGGTCCTCGCATCCGAACGGAAATCCGCAGCCGGGCAGCGTTTTGATCGTCGATTCGCTCCGGTTCAAATCAGATCCGCTGGCAGGGCTACCCAATCCGGCGCAAAGCATGCAATGGACTGCATTCCCCAATCCGGCAAGCGATGTGCTGTGGATCGAGGCGGTCGCTGAGCACGCGGAGACTTGCACATTGCAAGCATTTTCCATCACCGGCCAGAAGATCCGGGAGCAGGAAATGCAGGTTGGTCCGGGCTTGAACCGTATTCCCATGGACATTCAAAGTTTGCCGACAGGCCTGTATGTGATCCGGATCAAAGGGTTTGCATCGGCCATCAAGGTGCTGGTCGAATAAAAGAATAAGTTGAAGAAGTTGGCCAAAAGGCGCGGTCGCAAGGTTGCGCCTTTTTGGCATTGGGAAAGAGGGCTGGAAAAACGCTTCGAATTTCGTCTAAATTTGCAGCATGAATCTTTGGATCACCCGCCTACTGATACTGATTGCCCTTTTGTCGACCGAAGTTTCGCTGGTAGCCCAGGACTCGATTCAGGCGCGTTTGATGCTGGCCATCGAGCAATTTGACTTGCGCACCACCAAGGAATGCGTCAAAAAGGGGGCGGACGTGAACATGACCGTGGTTGCCACAAGCCCCAACTACATGTTTTTCATCAGCCGGCGGCTTTACCTTGAGGGATTGGCCAAAACCCGTCCCGGCGAGGTGGTTTATGTCGGTCCGATCCATGCCAATGCCGACCATGCCGACATCAAAATCCTGCAGTTTTTACGGCAAAAAAAGGCCAATATCGATGCAGGTGACAGCGACGGCAAGACGCCGCTGATGTATGCGCTTCGCAACCGCGGTGGCGAGGAATATGCACTCTACCTTCTCAAAAAGGGAGCCAATTACCGCGCCATGGACGTCGCTGGCAATACTGTGATGCATTATGCTGCCTACGGCGGCAACATTGAAGGCATCCGCATGACCGCAGGTGGCGGTATCGACATCAATGCCCGCAACCTCGAGGGCATCGCCCCCATCCACGCGGCAGCCGTGTTTTCAGATGTGACCGTTCTCCAGGAAATCGTCGGACTTGGTGGAGACATCCATGCCGTGGACAACATCGGCATGAATGCCTTGCATTACGCAGCGGCATTCGGGAACCGCGACAAGCTCGAATGGATCCTTGCGCAAGCCCCCGAACTCAATGTCGCCGCCAACAATGACTATACGCCACTGGATATCGCGCGTTTGTCTGAAAATCAAGAGGGCACCATCTACCTCCAACGCAAGGGTGGCAAATATTCCGTTTACCGCCATCAAGAAATGGTGAATGCGATCCAAACGCGTCAGCACGACGCCTTGCGCTTGGTACTTACGGACGGCGCGGACCCCAATCGCAAGGTGGATGAATGGCCGCTGCTGATCGCGGTCATGGCTGGCGATCATACCTCCACCGAGCTCCTGCTTGCTGCCGGCGCAGACATCGCACGCGTGAGCAAGGGCGGAAAAGGCCCTTTGGATATTGCACTGGAGAATGGCAATCCCGGAATTGCACTTTCGCTCCTGAAAAAAGGCGCAAAACCT
This genomic stretch from Bacteroidota bacterium harbors:
- a CDS encoding ankyrin repeat domain-containing protein, translated to MNLWITRLLILIALLSTEVSLVAQDSIQARLMLAIEQFDLRTTKECVKKGADVNMTVVATSPNYMFFISRRLYLEGLAKTRPGEVVYVGPIHANADHADIKILQFLRQKKANIDAGDSDGKTPLMYALRNRGGEEYALYLLKKGANYRAMDVAGNTVMHYAAYGGNIEGIRMTAGGGIDINARNLEGIAPIHAAAVFSDVTVLQEIVGLGGDIHAVDNIGMNALHYAAAFGNRDKLEWILAQAPELNVAANNDYTPLDIARLSENQEGTIYLQRKGGKYSVYRHQEMVNAIQTRQHDALRLVLTDGADPNRKVDEWPLLIAVMAGDHTSTELLLAAGADIARVSKGGKGPLDIALENGNPGIALSLLKKGAKPQTKHLMACLDQLAGKPWEPATWIDLAKVIAVALPNVDSAGGAMEIPALHYAAYLGQEEMVETLLKAGADVNSRDVQGWTALHWTAMKRDLLRLHLEKLRIAEKLLLAGAEINTKAKAAKKLPHVGAYLAKRVPANATPLDVLAYAPPKDADLTELFTEKGGISGITAVDACKNGIVLLEAKEMQAAQLDFGKAIVLDPKMFEAYLGRARCLSMQSLYAEAERDLNFAIQLNRQYAEAYLYRAKTRIELEKFSEANADATLALEMGHPDHGQCLYWMGKAKLRLDKRDEACAEFYESAKLGYAEGITAVKLYCRKGN